TCAAGCTGCTCGACGAGGTGGCCACCGTGCTCGATCGCAATCCGTCACTCGGACCCGTGCTCATCGAAGGGCACACCGACAACGTGGGCTCGGACACCCTCAACCTGAGCCTGTCCCAGCGCCGCGCCCAGTCCGTCATGGACTACCTCATCTCCAAGGAGATCGAGGCCCATCGCCTGCGCGCCAAGGGCTTCGGCGAGTCCCAGCCCATCGCCACCAACGGCACTCCGCTCGGACGCGCGAAGAACCGCCGCGTCGAGTTCCGCCTCATCAAGTCCGAGGTGGAAACGGCCCCGCGCATCGTCCCCCAGGACAAGAAGCCCGAGGGGGACACCAAGGCGAAGCCCGAGGGAAACGGCAAGTCGGAGACCAAGGCCAGGCCCGAGACGGCCACCAAGGTGAAGTCCGAGGCGGCGACCAAGGCCAAACCCGAGGCCGCCACCAAGCCGAAGCCCGAGTCCTCCACCAAGCCGACCACCAAGGCCAGGCCCGAGGCCGCGCCCAAGGCCAGTGCCGAGAAGCCCTGAGGTCGGTCCGGTTCAGCGCGTGGGCTTGAGCGTGGAGAGCGAGCGCTCGACGCGCGCTGAACCCGGGCCGTAGTCCCGCTCGGCGGCCGTGTAGAGGACGAGCACGAAACGCTCCTCGCGAGGCAGCAGGTAGACGAGCGTGCGGGAAGTGCCCTGCTGGAACTCGTAACGGGCCACGGGACCCGCGGGGAGCGTGCCCTGGGTGGCGTTGAGCCGTCGGCCCGGCACCGGGACGCCCGCGGCCTCAAGCACCGCTTCCGGCTCCGCGTCCAGCTTGGGCGCGGGTCCCGGCACCGAGCGTACTTCCAGCCCGCCCTCGAACCAGGCCACGGCCGGAGGGCCTGGTTGCTCGGAGCGCAGGGCCATGCCGGAAGGAGGCTCGTACTGGAGCCCGAGCGCCTGAGACTCCAGTTGGCGCGAGCAGGCGGCGACACAGCCCAGGAGCAAGCACAGCGTCAGAGCAAAGCGGTTCATGGAGGGTAGCGTGCCACACACTCCGCCCTCCCAAGAGTGCGGGCTCGCATCCATCCCACAGCACATTTTTCCGGTTCGGGACGGCGGCGTCCTCCACGCAGGAGTAACCCGCGCGCATATCTCCTTGAATTCACAGCGGAGACTCGGATTGAGGGGGTTCGGCACGGCTGATGCTAAAGCCATCCTCGCGGACGATGTGGGTCCGGTGGATGGGGCAGCACGGGGCGGTACGGGGTTGGGCGGGTCGGGGCAGCACGGGGCGGTACGGGGTTGGGCGGGTCGGGGCAGTACGGAGCAGCACGGGGTTGGGCGGGTCGGGGCAGTACGGGGCGGTACGGGGTTGGGCGGGTCGGGGCAGTACGGAGCAGCACGGGGTTGGGCGGGTCGGGGCAGTACGGAGCAGCACGGGGCAGTACGGGGTTGGGCGGGTCGGGGCAGTACGGAGCAGCACGGGGCAGTACGGGGTTGGGCGGGTCGGTGACGGACGTAGGTAGCGAGTGGGAGTGATCGCTCGCGGATACGGCTCGGGGGGTAGGGGATGGGGAAGGTTGGAGCCGGTCCTCGCTGGTGAGTTCAGCCGCGAGGGCCGGTGCACCCCTTGAAACGGGACATGCTGAAACCGGGAACGCACCACGGCGCGCGCTTCGCGCCGCGTGGCGCGGAAGGTGCCTTGTACCGAGGCAACTCCGCGCTCACGGCCGTGGTGCGCACACGGAGAACGGGGACATTGCCCCGGACCCCATTCGTGTCCCATGCTCGGCCCTCTTCGTGATTGGGGGCGGGATCGCATGCGCAGGACACTCGGGCTCCTCTTGTCGGTGGGGCTGACTGGTTGCACGACGGTGAACGTGGCGTCGCTGCCCTCTTCCCGGGACACGCGCGACGTCTTCGTCACCACCTCCGATGTCCAGGTTCCCTACCAGAGCCTCGGACTGGTGCAGGCCACTCGCAAGGGCGTGCTGCTCTTCGGCTTCGCGGATCCCGCGGGCACCAGCCTCGAGGACGGACTGCGGGACACCCTGCTCCCCGAAGTGCGGCGCATGGGCGGCGACGGCATCATGAACGTGCGCTTCCATCAGACGCAGTACGCGCTGCCCACGCGCCTGCTCTTCGCCCTGCTCTTCTTCATCCCCCTGCCCTCCCAGGTCACCTTCAGCGGCGAAGTGGTGCGGCTCGATCCCGAGGGTCTTCCGCCACCTCCTCCCAACAGCCCGTCGCGCTGACCCCCAACCGCCAGGAACTCCGGTGAGACTTCCCCTCTTGTTCTGCTTGCTGCTGTGCGCGGGCTGCAACGCCGTGTCGCGCGGCTCGAGGCTGTCGGACCGTCCGCCCCACACCGGGCGAGGCCTGTATCTCAGCACGGGGGGCTCGCCCTGGCCCTTCCGCACGATCGGCTTCGCCCAGATCACCGGCTACGGCGTCACCGTGGCGGGGCTCACGGACGTGGGACACGCCGCCATCGATCAGACCATCCAGGGCGCGCTCGCGGACGCAGCCCTGAAGATGGGCGGCGATGGCGTCATCCACATCGAGTTCGAGGACCAGAACCCGCCCACGGATGTGGAGCGCGCCTCGGACCTGTCCGAGTCCATCTCCAACGGGTTGAGCGGCCAGGGGGGCGTGAAGACCCGGGACCGCAACGTGCTCGTCACCGGTGAAGTCATCCAGTTCCTCCCCTCCCCGTGAGACTCCCTCCGATGCGACTTCCCACCGTGCTCGCGCTCCTGGCGTTCACCGGGTGCACCGTCGTCAACACCGCCTCCGTTCCCTCCAGCCGCGACGGCCAGGACATCTTCGTGACGGCGGGCGACATCTCCGAGCCCCATGAGTCGCTCGGCCTCGTGCAGGTCACGCGCTCGGGGGTGCTGCTCTTCGGCTTCGCGGACGTGGTGGGCACCGACCTCGAGGCGGGCTTCCATCAGGCGCTCATCCCCCAGGTGCGGCGCATGGGAGGCGATGGCGCCATCAACGTGCGCTTCCACCAGACGCAGTACCTGCCGGTGACGAAGGCGCTGGGCGTCCTCTTCTTCTTCATCCCCCTGCCCAGCAGCGTCACGCTGAGCGCCGAGGTGGTGAAGCTCCAGCGCGCGGCGGCGGCACCCGGCGCGTCGCGCTGAAGCCCAGGCGCCCCGCGGCGCACGGCGGCGGCCCTACTTGAGGGCCCGCTCGATCCGCTGGCGCAGCGCCGCCTCCGACAACATGCCGCGCTGCGCGTCCACCACCTGCCCCTTGCGGTCCAGGAAGTAGAGCGTCGGCAGGGCCGTCACCTGGAAGACCGCCGCCAGCTCATCCGGCGCGAACACCACGTACGGCGCCAGTTCCGGCATGCGGCTCTGCACGAACTCCTGCACGAACAGCGGCGCGTCCGGCATCTCGTCCCGGCTCGCCGCCACGAACACCAGGCCCTTGTCCTCGTACTCCTTGGCGAGCTTGATGAGCGACGGCATCTCCGCCTGGCACGGCGCGCACCACGTCGCCCAGAAGTCCAGCATCACCACCTTGCCCTGGAGATCCGCCAGCGACATCGTCCCGTTGTCGTACTTCTGCAGCTTCATCACCGGGGCCACGGTGCCGTCGGACGCGAGCCGTGCCCGCAGCGCCTCGCTCACGCCCAGGTACGACAGTCCCGCCAGCCCCAACAGCCCCGTCACCACCAACAACACCTTGCTCCACCCATGGCGCGGCGGCTGCGGTGGCTGCTGCTGCCCGGCGTCTCCAGTCTGTGGCTCCGTCACGTGCGTGACTCCCTCGTCGTCTTCAACACCCGATGTACCTGCGTGAGCACCCGCCGCACCTCGCGCCTCACCCGCGGCCGGCCCACCACCCAGCGCGCCAGCCCCGGCCCATGCCGGTAGTAGACGCGAATGAACCCGCGCCCCCATGCGTGGCGGCGCAACACCTCGTCCCGGAACGCCCGGAACGTCACCAACTCCGGCGCGCCCTCTCCGAACGCCGCCGTCACCACGAAGCACGAACTGGCCGGTGAAATCCACATCAGCCGCTTGTTCGTCTGGTTCATCACCGCCTTGAGCTCGCGCGCCTCGGTGTACAGGAAGACCAGCAAGTCCCCCCGCGTCGACGGGAAGTCCTCGCCACTGGCCTCCTCGAACTCGATGCGCGAGCTGCCCGCGCCCCGCACCTCGTCCACCGTGAACAGGAAACGCTTGGAGCTGGGCTTCGTTTCGATCTCCACCGAGCGCAGCTCGCCGAAGTAGGCCCGGAAGGGCACCTGGCAGGCGGAACACACATACGCGTGGATGCCGGGCCCCGGCACGTACCCGTATTCGTTGATGCGCTTGCAGCCCATGTTGGGGCAGGCGAGCCACACCTGCGCCACGGGCTCCTCGCGGGGATCGTAGCGCGACGCCCCCGTGTGCCGGTCATACACCGGCCCCACGGCCTGCTCCCGGGTGCCGAGCGAACGCGTGGGGTGCGCCACGCGCTCCAGCTCCACCGCGCGCCGCCACGCCTCCTCCGCCTGGGACAGCCGTCCATCCACCGTATGGCACAGCGCTTCCCCGTGCGCCCGCAGCGCCTCGAGGAGCCGATCCGTGGCCTCCGCCGGCCCCGCGTCGCGCCGCACCGCCAGCCCCAGCGCCAACACCTGCTCCAGCTCCGGCAGCAGCGCCTCGGCCGCCTTGCGCGCCGGATCCTCCGCCCGGTGGTACACGGGGGGCTCCGGAATCCGGGGGAACAGCGCCAGCGCCTGGGCGCGCAACGGCTCGCGCGCCTCGTGCGCTCGCGGAAGGGACATGGCCTCCGCCCGCTTCCGGGCGGCCTGGAAGAACTCGTCGGGCTGCAAGGCCGCGCACATTAGAAGGAGCCCCGTCCGCTGTCAGCGCCCTTCCCCTCCCTCCGCCGGAAACTGGCCTCCTGGTCTGCTCCGATGTACGACTGGGTAGGAGGGTGTGAACGATGGGTTTCCTGAAGTTCCTGGTGTGGACGGCTTGCGCGATGGGGCTCGGGGTCTTCCTGGCCACGGTGGACTTCAACGGCCGCACGCCAGTGGAGTACGTGCAGCGGGAGTGGAAGCGCCAGGTGCAGCCGAGCCGTGTGGAGCGGGTGACGAACAGCCTGCGGGACGCGCTCGACGACGCCGAGGACGCGGTGAAGCGGACGACCAGGCAGGCGACCCCGGCGGCGGTGAAGGCCCCGTCCCCGGCTCCGGCCCCCGCGGCGGGACCGCGCGAGCGCATCACCCCCGAGGATCGCGCGGCGATTGATCGCATCATCGCCCAGAAGAAGTAGTTGCCCGGAGGGGGCGGGAGGGCCCCGCTTCCGCTCCGCTCCCTCCCACCCTAGGTTGTCAGAAGGCGGTCTGGGGAGAGGCGGGGATGATGGCGGGTCAACGGTGGTGGACGGGGATCGCGCTGGCCGTGTTGTTGAGCGCGCCGGCCTGGGCGAGCCCGAGCGCACAAGCGGGCAGGCTGTGGGTGGAAGCCAAGCAACGCGCGGTGCGAGAGCAACGCTCGGCGCTCAGTCAGGTGGCGCGAGCGGCCATGCCCGCGGTGGTCTCCATCACCACGCGCCAGCCCAGCCCCACGCCCGGCGCCGAGGGAGAGACGCAGAAGGGCATCGGCTCGGGCCTCATCATCCACTCCGACGGCTTCATCCTCACCAGCGCGCACGTCGTCGAGGGGGCGCAGGACATCACCATCTCGGTGCTGTCGCCGGGGGGTTACGCGGAGGAGTATCCGGCGGAGCTCGTGGGCGAGGACACGCGCACGGACTCGGCGCTCCTGAGGATCCACGCCCCGCGCAAGCTGCCCGTGCTCAAGCTGTCGTCGGCCTCGCGGGTGGAGGTGGGCGACTGGGTGATGGTGATTGGCAACCCGTTCGGACTGACGCACTCGGTGACGGCGGGAGTGGTGAGCGCCAAGGGCCGCACGGACGTGACGCCCAATGGGCGGGACGGTGACTTCGACTACATGCAGGTGGACGCCTCCATCAACCCGGGCAACTCGGGCGGGCCGGTGTTGGACCTCAATGGGGAGGTGGTGGCGATCGCCAACGCCGTGAACGTGGCGGGCCAGGGCATCGGCTTCGCCATCCCCGTGGACATCGCCAAGGCGGTGCTGCCGCACCTGCAGAAGTACGGCCGGGTGCGCCGGGGCTGGATGGGCGTGTCCGTGCAGGACTGCACCCCGGACGTCATCGAGGCCTATGGCCTGGGACACCCCCGGGGCGTGGTGGTGTCGGAGGTGATGGATGGAGGACCCGCCGCGCGCGCCGGCCTGCAGGTGGGCGACGTCATCGAGGGACTGGATACACTCCACGTGGAGCGGGCCCACAAACTGCGCTGGCAGGTGGCGGCCCGGGGCGTGGGCGGCCGGGTGATGCTGCACGTGCGCCGGGGGGAGCAGCCCCTGAAGATGAAGGTGCGGCTGGAGGAGCAGCCAGGCGAGACGGTGCCCGCCACGGCCGTCCTCTCGGCACCGTCCAAGCACGTCCAACCCGCGGAGACCGAGGGAACGGGAGGCTCCGGGCAGGCGGGCAAGAAGGCGGGCTCGCCCTGAGCTGGAAGGCGGAGGGGGGCGCCCGCGTCCCCGCCTGCCTCCTTGCGTTCCGCGGCGGCCAGCGCTACACGAGGCTCCTTTCCGCACGATTTTCGCTGCGTTGCATTGAGGAGCTGTCATGCCTGAAGCACAGAAGACCACCCTGAAGAACTGGCCGCGCACGGCCAAGGGCGGGGGCAAGAAGGCCTGCACCGTCGAGGGTTGCAAGCGCCCCTACCGCGCCAAGAGCTACTGCTTCTTCCACTTCAAGAAGTGGCGCCAGGGCGAGCTGCCCCACTCGCGCTACCGCACCTGCTCCAAGGCGGAGTGCCGCGTGAAGACCGAGAAGGGCGGCCTGTGCGCCAAGCACTACGCCGAGACCTACAAGACCGCCGCGGCCTAGGCGTTCCGGCGCGGGTCTCGCGAGGGCGCTTCCTGCTCGGAAGGGCCCTTGCCCCCGCCCATCATCCTCCCCACGTGCTTGAAGGCCGTGAGCCACAGCTCCGCCTCGCGCTGGGTGAGTTCCGCTCGCAACAGACTCCGCTCCAGCTCGCGCAGCACGTGCTCCGGCGCCTGCGGGTTGAGGAACTGCGCGCGCAGCAACACCTCGCGCATCCGCTCCCCCAGCGCGCTCACCGTGCCCATGCGCGCGCCCTGGAACTCCGGCGCCACCTCCGCCGCCCGCTCGGGCGCGCCCCGGCCCTCGCGTGAGCACAGGTAGAGCAGCACCGCCGCCGCCTGCGCCAGGTTCATCGAGGGCTGCACCTCGCTGGTGGGGATGACGAGGAAGTCCGAGCAGAACGCCAGCTCCTCGTTGGACAGCCCCCGCTGTTCACCCCCCAGCACCAGCGCCACCCTCCCCCGCCGGCTGTGCTCCGCCAGCCGCGCCGCCGCCTCCTCCGGGGTGAGGGCGACACGTCCCTCGATCTGGGTGCGAGAGGTGGTGCCAACCGCGTACACGCAGTCCTTGAGGGCCTCGGGCAGGTTTTGTGCCACGGCCATGCCCTCCAGCACCGCCCCGCCCTTCACGGCGAGCCGCTCGGCGCCCCGGAAGGAGTAGGTGGCGGGATCCGACAGGATGAGCCGCGAGAAGCCGAAGTTGGCCATCACCCGGGCCACGGCTCCCATGTTCTCGGGTGAGCGCGTCTGGTGCAGGACAACCGTCAAGTTCGCTGCCGGGAGCATGCCCCCGAGTTTAGCTTTCCGTGTCAGAGCCGCATCGGTATATTCCCCTACGATGCGTCGCTGGGTCGCTGGCCTGCTCCTCTCTCTCGTGGTCCTGACGGGTTGTGGCGTCGGGAGTGCCCCCGTGCGCGCTTCTCCAGGTGCCCGGCAGGCCCTCACCGGCTCGCCCGAGCTGTTGGAGTTCGAGAGTCCCTCCACCCGCCTGGAGCTGTACCGCGAGGTGGCGCGCCTCTCGCAGTTGGAAGCGGGCCAGGCCGCGCAGTCCTCCATGCTCTTCCCCATCACCCTGAACGGGGAGCTGGTGGCGGCCCCGGGCATCGAGGGGCGCACGGATCTGTTGCAGGCGCCCGACGCGGGGGCTCCCCTGCAGTTGAACTTCGATGGGCGCACGGGCGAACGCTGGCAGGAGGATCGCCGCGAGAGCTTCCAGGGTCTGTCCGAGCGCGAGGCCGCCGAACTGGTGGCGCGCACGCTCTTGGCCCACTGGAAGGTGAATCCCACGGGCGTGGTGCAGGTGGATCGGGCGTCGAGCGCGCCCTACGCGGCCGCCTACGTGGACGGCATCCTGCGCATCAACCCCGCGTTCCTGTACATGGCGGCGGCGTACGGTCCCGCTTCCCTGCCGGGCGCGGTCCAGTAGAGTCCGCGCCTCTTTCTGTGCCCCATTTCACGGGGCCGAGGCGCTTCTCTCGTGACTACCTCCGCACTCCACGCCCAGCTCACCCAGACGCTCGGGCGCGTCCACCTGCCTTCCCTCGGCGAGCACTACCAGGGCAAGGTGCGTGACACCTACCGCCAGGGGGACCGGCTCGTCCTGGTCACCTCGGATCGTCTGTCCGCGTTCGACCATGTGCTGACCACCATCCCCTTCAAGGGCGAGGTGCTCAACCGGCTGGCCCACTTCTGGTTCGAGCGCACGCGCCACATCGTGCCCAACCACGTGCTGGACATGCCGGATCCGAACGTGATCGTCGCGCGTGCCTGCCAGCCCTTCGCGGTGGAAGTCGTGATCCGCGGCTACCTCACCGGCAGCCTGTGGCGCGACGTGCAGAAGGGCACGCACACCGCCTACGGGGTGGCCTTCCCCGAGGGCATGCGCAAGGACGAGGCCTTCCCGGAGCCCCTCTTCACGCCCTCCACCAAGGCGCAGTACGGCCAGCACGACGAGCCCATCTCCGAGAAGGAGATCCTCGCGCGGGGCCTGGTGAGCGCGCGGGACTGGGCGCGCATCACCGAGGCGGCGCGCGGGCTGTTCCTCGAGGGCCAGAAGTGGGCGCGCTCGCGCGGCCTCATCCTCGTGGACACCAAGTACGAGTTCGGCAAGGTGGGGGATGAGCTGTACGTCATCGATGAGATCCACACCCCGGACTCGAGCCGCTACTGGGTGGCCGACGAGTACGAGGCGCGCCTGGCCAAGGGCGAGGATCAGCGGATGCTGGACAAGGAGAACATCCGCCAGTGGCTCATCCGCGAGCGCGGCTTCCAGGGCCACGGCACGCCGCCCGCCATTCCGGACGACGTGCGCGTGTCGCTCGCGGAGAAGTACCTCGCGGCCTACGCGCAGCTCACCGGCACGCCGCTCACGCTGGAGCCGGGCGACGTGCACGCGCGCATCGAGAAGAACCTGAAGGCGCGTGGCTACCTGAAGTGAGCCCCCCGGGCCGCCGCGCCCTCTTATGCGCGGCGCCCGAACACGCGCTGGAAGATGTCGTCCACGTGCTTGAGGTGATAGCCGGCCGAGAAGCAGTCCTCGATCTCCGCCGGCGTCATCACCGCGAGCAAGTCCTTGTCCTGCAGCAGCGCCTGACGGAAGGGCACGCCCTGCTCGAACATGCGCATGGCGTTGCGCTGGACGACGACGTAGGCGGCCTGGCGGTCCATGCCCTTGCGCGCCAGCTCCAGGAGGATGCGCTGGGAGTTCACCACCCCGCCGAGCTGCTCCAGGTTCTTCTGCATCCGCTCCGGATAGACGCGCAGGTTCTCCATCAGCCCGGAGAAGCGGTGCAGCATGAAGTCCGCCACGATGGTGGCATCCGGGGCGATCACCCGCTCCACCGACGAGTGGGAGATGTCGCGCTCGTGCCAGAGCGCCACGTCCTCCAGCGCGCTCAGCGCGTAGCCGCGTAGCAGCCGCGCCAGTCCCGACAGGTTCTCCGAGAGGATGGGGTTGCGCTTGTGCGGCATCGCGCTCGAGCCCTTCTGGCCCGCGGTGAAGTGCTCCTCGGCCTCGCCCACCTCGGTGCGCTGCAGGTGGCGGATCTCCACCGCGAACTTCTCCAGGCTCGAGCCCAGGAGCGCCAGCGCGGAGAAGTACTCGGCGTGCCTGTCTCTCTGGATGATCTGACTGGAGGCCGGCGCGGGCGTGAGGCCCAGCTTCTGGCAGGCGAACACCTCCACCGACGGCGGCAGGTGCGCGAACGTGCCCACCGCGCCCGAAATCATTCCCACGGACACCACGTCCCGGGCCCGCTCGATGCGCGTCCTCGCGCGGCGCAGCTCGTCGTACCAGATGGCCAGCTTGTGCCCGAAGGTGATGGGCTCGGCGTGGATGCCGTGGCTGCGGCCCATCATCACCGTGCGCGCGTGCTCGAAGGCGCGCTTCTCCACCGCGCCCATGGCCCGCTCCACCCCCTGGAGGATGAGATTGGCCGCGTCACGCAGCGACATGCCCAGCGCCGTGTCCAGCACGTCCGAGGACGTCATCCCCAGGTGCAGCCAGCGCGCGCTCGGCCCGATGCGCTCCTCCATGAAGGTGAGGAACGCGATGACGTCGTGCTTGGTGGTGCGCTCGATCTCCTCGATGCGCGCGGCATCCGCCTCGGTGAAGTCACCGGCGCGGGCCAGACAGTCCTCCAGCGCCTCGCGCGGCGCGATGCCACCCTGCACCATGCCCTCCAGCGCGGCGAGCTCCACGTCGCGCCAGCGGCGCAGACGGGCCACGTCGGTCCAGAGGGAAGACATCTCCTTGCGGCTATAGCGGGGAATCACTCGAAAACCCTCACGGGGAAGTCTCTCCTGGCGGCGAAGCGCAGCAGGTCCAGCACCACGTTCTTGGAGCCCTGCACCTTGCCGGCGGCGGAGAGGTTGATGGCCAGGTCCAGTCCCTCGGGTTGTGCCACGGCGAGCGCTCCCGGGTCGACCTTCTCGTGGATGATGCGGTTGGCCAGCCGCCCCGCCTGCTGGCCGATGGCGGTGGGACTGGGCGAGAGCGCCAGCGTGGCGCCCTCGCGCACCTGGCTCGGGGTGAGGCCCACCAGCGGCAGGCGCTGGGCGGTAGCGAAGGCGATGAGCTGCTCCACGACGGAGGCGTTGCCCACCGTCTTGTCGGCCACCATGAGCAGGGCGTCCACCTTGTCCTTCGCGCCAGCGAGCACCTTCTCCACCTTGGACTCGGCATCCGTGTCCAGGGGCACGATGGACAAGCCGAGCGGCTCCGCGGCGATGCGCGCCGCCGCCAGGCTGCCAGAGGAGAAGCGCGCGTCATGCAGGATGCCCACCCGCTTCACCGTGGGAGACACGGCCTTGAGGGCGGACAGCTCGGGTTGGAAGTCGCTGGTGAGCGCGATGCCGGTGAGGTTGGGCCCCTCCAGGCCATACTTCTCGTAGTAGGGCACCATGGCGAAGAGCACGGGCACGTCCTTGCCCAGCGAGCGGCGCGCGGTGTTGGCCGCCAGCGGGCCGATGGCCAGCACCAGCGCCGGCTTCTGCGCGGCGATGCGCTGGAAGGCGCGCGAGGCCGCCTGGGCACTGTCCTCCAGCGTCACCTCCACCACCTCGGCGCGCACCTCGGCGCCAAAGCCCGCCACCACCGAGGCGTAGGGCGCGAGCGCCGCGGACTTCACCACCACCGCCCGGGGACGCGCCGGCTCCGCGGCGACGGCCCCCCAGGGCAGCACCCAACACGCCCACCACAGCAGCACCGCCCACCGGCTCATCACGGCTCCCCCTTGCAACAGCGAAACCCCACCGACGCGGAGCCCGAGTCGGGTTCCGCGCTCATCCGCGCCGAGCAGCGCACCGAGGGCTGCTGGCGATCGAACGCCCCGCCCTTCTGCACCCGATCGGCGCCTCCCATCGACGACGACGTCCACTCCGCCACGTTGCCCGACATGTCCGCCACCCCATACCCCGAGCGGCAGCGGGCGAACGAACCCGAGGCGGCCGGCTCCCCGGCATTGCCCTGCGTGTTGCACCCCTTGGCATCGAAGGTGGCGCCGTAGGGGTAGCGCAGACTGCCCGGCCCCTTGCAGGCCTTCTCCCACTCGTCCTCGGAGCACAGGCGCTTGCCGAGCTTGCCGCACTCGGCCCGCGCCTCCTCCCACGTCACGCCCACCCGGGGAACGGCCCCCGCCTGGTTGGGGAACTCGAACTCGTCGATGCAGAAAGTCGCCACCTGCCGGGGCATGAGCAGCGGCTCGGCGGCGGTCCCCTCCTCGGCCGTCTCCTTGCCCATCTTGAAGGTGCCCCCGCTCACCCGGCGCATCCCCTTCGGGCACTCGCTCGCGGGCAGCAGCGGCTCGGCCCCCGCGGCGTCCTCCCGGGGAGCCGCGACGGAGGGAGCACCCGCCACCGGCGCGGCGGGAGCCTGGGACGCCTGACGCCACTTCAACAGGCCGTAGCCCGCCATCGCGCCCAGGCCCAGTCCGCCCACCGCCAGCAGCGGCATCCACAGCCGGGACAGCAGCGAGGGGCGGACCGCGGGAATCACGGGATCCGTGCGCGTGGCGGCCCGGCTCGACGGGGCGGCGGCCTTCGCCGCGGGACGGGGCTCGGCGCGCGCGACGGGCTGCGCTCGGGCCTTCGGAGCCGGAGCGGGAGCCGCGCTCGCAACGGGCGATCGGTCCGTGTCCATGAGCGCCGCGAGGGCCTCGGAATCCAGCTTCTGGGTGGCG
The nucleotide sequence above comes from Cystobacter fuscus DSM 2262. Encoded proteins:
- a CDS encoding TlpA family protein disulfide reductase, which encodes MTEPQTGDAGQQQPPQPPRHGWSKVLLVVTGLLGLAGLSYLGVSEALRARLASDGTVAPVMKLQKYDNGTMSLADLQGKVVMLDFWATWCAPCQAEMPSLIKLAKEYEDKGLVFVAASRDEMPDAPLFVQEFVQSRMPELAPYVVFAPDELAAVFQVTALPTLYFLDRKGQVVDAQRGMLSEAALRQRIERALK
- a CDS encoding CFI-box-CTERM domain-containing protein, which encodes MSLPRAHEAREPLRAQALALFPRIPEPPVYHRAEDPARKAAEALLPELEQVLALGLAVRRDAGPAEATDRLLEALRAHGEALCHTVDGRLSQAEEAWRRAVELERVAHPTRSLGTREQAVGPVYDRHTGASRYDPREEPVAQVWLACPNMGCKRINEYGYVPGPGIHAYVCSACQVPFRAYFGELRSVEIETKPSSKRFLFTVDEVRGAGSSRIEFEEASGEDFPSTRGDLLVFLYTEARELKAVMNQTNKRLMWISPASSCFVVTAAFGEGAPELVTFRAFRDEVLRRHAWGRGFIRVYYRHGPGLARWVVGRPRVRREVRRVLTQVHRVLKTTRESRT
- a CDS encoding S1C family serine protease, which codes for MMAGQRWWTGIALAVLLSAPAWASPSAQAGRLWVEAKQRAVREQRSALSQVARAAMPAVVSITTRQPSPTPGAEGETQKGIGSGLIIHSDGFILTSAHVVEGAQDITISVLSPGGYAEEYPAELVGEDTRTDSALLRIHAPRKLPVLKLSSASRVEVGDWVMVIGNPFGLTHSVTAGVVSAKGRTDVTPNGRDGDFDYMQVDASINPGNSGGPVLDLNGEVVAIANAVNVAGQGIGFAIPVDIAKAVLPHLQKYGRVRRGWMGVSVQDCTPDVIEAYGLGHPRGVVVSEVMDGGPAARAGLQVGDVIEGLDTLHVERAHKLRWQVAARGVGGRVMLHVRRGEQPLKMKVRLEEQPGETVPATAVLSAPSKHVQPAETEGTGGSGQAGKKAGSP
- a CDS encoding RNA methyltransferase produces the protein MLPAANLTVVLHQTRSPENMGAVARVMANFGFSRLILSDPATYSFRGAERLAVKGGAVLEGMAVAQNLPEALKDCVYAVGTTSRTQIEGRVALTPEEAAARLAEHSRRGRVALVLGGEQRGLSNEELAFCSDFLVIPTSEVQPSMNLAQAAAVLLYLCSREGRGAPERAAEVAPEFQGARMGTVSALGERMREVLLRAQFLNPQAPEHVLRELERSLLRAELTQREAELWLTAFKHVGRMMGGGKGPSEQEAPSRDPRRNA
- a CDS encoding phosphoribosylaminoimidazolesuccinocarboxamide synthase, whose amino-acid sequence is MTTSALHAQLTQTLGRVHLPSLGEHYQGKVRDTYRQGDRLVLVTSDRLSAFDHVLTTIPFKGEVLNRLAHFWFERTRHIVPNHVLDMPDPNVIVARACQPFAVEVVIRGYLTGSLWRDVQKGTHTAYGVAFPEGMRKDEAFPEPLFTPSTKAQYGQHDEPISEKEILARGLVSARDWARITEAARGLFLEGQKWARSRGLILVDTKYEFGKVGDELYVIDEIHTPDSSRYWVADEYEARLAKGEDQRMLDKENIRQWLIRERGFQGHGTPPAIPDDVRVSLAEKYLAAYAQLTGTPLTLEPGDVHARIEKNLKARGYLK
- the purB gene encoding adenylosuccinate lyase — encoded protein: MIPRYSRKEMSSLWTDVARLRRWRDVELAALEGMVQGGIAPREALEDCLARAGDFTEADAARIEEIERTTKHDVIAFLTFMEERIGPSARWLHLGMTSSDVLDTALGMSLRDAANLILQGVERAMGAVEKRAFEHARTVMMGRSHGIHAEPITFGHKLAIWYDELRRARTRIERARDVVSVGMISGAVGTFAHLPPSVEVFACQKLGLTPAPASSQIIQRDRHAEYFSALALLGSSLEKFAVEIRHLQRTEVGEAEEHFTAGQKGSSAMPHKRNPILSENLSGLARLLRGYALSALEDVALWHERDISHSSVERVIAPDATIVADFMLHRFSGLMENLRVYPERMQKNLEQLGGVVNSQRILLELARKGMDRQAAYVVVQRNAMRMFEQGVPFRQALLQDKDLLAVMTPAEIEDCFSAGYHLKHVDDIFQRVFGRRA
- a CDS encoding ABC transporter substrate-binding protein; the protein is MSRWAVLLWWACWVLPWGAVAAEPARPRAVVVKSAALAPYASVVAGFGAEVRAEVVEVTLEDSAQAASRAFQRIAAQKPALVLAIGPLAANTARRSLGKDVPVLFAMVPYYEKYGLEGPNLTGIALTSDFQPELSALKAVSPTVKRVGILHDARFSSGSLAAARIAAEPLGLSIVPLDTDAESKVEKVLAGAKDKVDALLMVADKTVGNASVVEQLIAFATAQRLPLVGLTPSQVREGATLALSPSPTAIGQQAGRLANRIIHEKVDPGALAVAQPEGLDLAINLSAAGKVQGSKNVVLDLLRFAARRDFPVRVFE